In Neisseria dentiae, one DNA window encodes the following:
- a CDS encoding DUF4298 domain-containing protein — protein MNTLPDAAAAQARINEIQQLYREWTELLPKLEAARQDWRRGEAIMRQLEKFYFDGEYARYHQAIENGLNIDLHTAGEYSVMGEDTLWNAGAEQQALAWQWLRAAVAVLDRGGEEAV, from the coding sequence ATGAACACCCTGCCCGATGCCGCCGCCGCACAGGCGCGCATTAACGAAATCCAGCAGCTTTACCGCGAATGGACCGAGCTTTTGCCCAAACTCGAAGCCGCCCGGCAAGACTGGCGGCGCGGCGAAGCCATTATGCGGCAATTGGAAAAATTTTATTTCGACGGCGAATACGCCCGCTACCACCAAGCCATCGAAAACGGGCTAAACATTGATTTGCATACGGCCGGCGAATACAGCGTGATGGGCGAAGACACCTTGTGGAACGCCGGTGCCGAGCAACAGGCCCTGGCCTGGCAATGGCTGCGCGCAGCCGTGGCGGTGTTGGACAGGGGCGGCGAAGAGGCCGTCTGA